In a single window of the Aminomonas paucivorans DSM 12260 genome:
- the nuoF gene encoding NADH-quinone oxidoreductase subunit NuoF: MPTYRSHVLVCGGTGCVSSGSAKLQEALQKELGKQGLDKEILLVQTGCHGMCEAGPIMVVYPEGTFYTHVKPEDAAEIVEEHLLKGRVVQRLLHKEDLTAEAVAHYKELPFYSKQMRITLRNCGYINPDNIDEYIGRDGYQGLAKVLQDLSRDDVINEMKTSGLRGRGGGGFPTGMKWEFCKKSPGDKKFVICNADEGDPGAFMDRSLLEGDPHAILEGMAIGAYAMGADEGYIYCRAEYPLAIKRLHQAIAQAEEYGLLGKNIMGTDFSFEIHVKEGAGAFVCGEETALMASIEGQRGMPRPRPPFPANKGLWEKPSNINNVETWANVAQIILHGGAWYASVGTEKSKGTKVFALTGKVKNTGLVEVPMGTTIREVVFEIGGGILNDKKFKAVQIGGPSGGCLTEEHLDLPISYESLTAAGAIMGSGGLVVVDEDTCMVDVAKFFLEFTQAESCGKCVPCREGTKKMLDILTRITEGKGQEGDIEKLQYLGTQIKDASLCGLGQTAPNPVLTTIRYFRHEYEAHIKDKKCPAGACVALTSFVIDPAKCIGCTKCARVCPVNAITGEIKKPHVIDAEKCVKCGACAEACPVKAISRR; encoded by the coding sequence ATGCCGACATACCGGAGTCACGTACTGGTCTGCGGAGGCACGGGCTGCGTCTCCAGCGGCAGCGCCAAGCTTCAGGAGGCCCTGCAGAAGGAGCTGGGCAAGCAGGGTCTGGACAAAGAGATTCTCCTGGTCCAGACGGGCTGTCACGGGATGTGCGAGGCCGGGCCCATCATGGTGGTGTACCCCGAGGGGACCTTCTACACCCACGTGAAGCCCGAGGACGCCGCGGAGATCGTGGAGGAGCACCTGCTCAAGGGGCGGGTGGTCCAGCGGCTTCTGCACAAGGAGGACCTCACCGCCGAGGCGGTGGCCCACTACAAGGAGCTGCCCTTCTACTCCAAGCAGATGCGCATCACCCTGCGCAACTGCGGCTACATCAACCCGGACAACATCGACGAGTACATCGGCCGGGACGGCTACCAGGGGCTGGCCAAGGTGCTCCAGGATCTTTCCCGGGACGACGTGATCAACGAGATGAAGACCTCCGGCCTGCGGGGGCGGGGCGGTGGCGGCTTCCCCACGGGGATGAAGTGGGAGTTCTGCAAGAAGTCCCCGGGGGACAAGAAGTTCGTCATCTGCAACGCCGACGAAGGGGACCCCGGGGCCTTCATGGACCGCTCCCTGCTGGAGGGGGACCCCCACGCCATCCTTGAGGGCATGGCCATCGGGGCCTACGCCATGGGGGCCGACGAGGGCTACATCTACTGCCGGGCGGAGTACCCCCTGGCCATCAAGCGGCTGCACCAGGCCATCGCCCAGGCGGAGGAATACGGCCTGCTGGGCAAGAACATCATGGGCACGGACTTCTCCTTCGAGATCCACGTGAAGGAGGGGGCGGGGGCCTTCGTCTGCGGCGAGGAGACCGCCCTCATGGCCTCCATCGAGGGGCAGCGGGGCATGCCCCGTCCCCGGCCGCCCTTCCCCGCCAACAAGGGGCTGTGGGAAAAGCCTTCCAACATCAACAACGTGGAGACCTGGGCCAACGTGGCACAGATCATCCTCCACGGGGGAGCCTGGTATGCCTCCGTGGGCACCGAGAAGTCCAAGGGCACCAAAGTCTTCGCCCTCACGGGGAAGGTGAAGAACACCGGGCTGGTGGAGGTCCCCATGGGCACCACCATCCGGGAGGTGGTCTTCGAGATCGGCGGCGGCATCCTGAACGACAAGAAGTTCAAGGCTGTGCAGATCGGCGGACCCTCCGGGGGCTGCCTCACGGAGGAGCACCTGGACCTGCCCATCAGCTACGAGTCCCTCACCGCCGCCGGGGCCATCATGGGTTCCGGGGGACTGGTGGTGGTGGACGAGGACACCTGCATGGTGGACGTGGCCAAGTTTTTCCTGGAGTTCACCCAGGCGGAGTCCTGCGGCAAGTGCGTCCCTTGCCGGGAGGGCACCAAGAAGATGCTGGACATCCTGACCCGGATCACCGAAGGCAAGGGGCAGGAGGGGGACATCGAAAAGCTCCAGTACCTGGGCACCCAGATCAAGGACGCGTCCCTCTGCGGCCTGGGGCAGACCGCCCCGAACCCGGTGCTCACCACCATCCGCTACTTCCGGCACGAGTACGAGGCCCACATCAAGGACAAGAAGTGTCCCGCCGGAGCCTGCGTCGCCCTGACGAGCTTCGTCATCGACCCCGCCAAGTGCATCGGCTGCACCAAGTGCGCCCGGGTCTGTCCCGTGAACGCCATCACCGGGGAGATCAAGAAGCCCCACGTGATCGACGCGGAGAAGTGTGTCAAGTGTGGTGCCTGCGCGGAGGCCTGTCCCGTGAAGGCTATTTCCCGACGCTAA
- the fdhF gene encoding formate dehydrogenase subunit alpha encodes MQGIEAIINGRTIVAEPGMTILQAARAHGIHIPTLCDHPVLKAVGACRVCLVEVEKNPKLLTACSTPLSPGMVVHTHSPRVLEARRAVVELLLIRHPLDCFSCSSNGKCELQDVAYELGIQKSPFAEEGDTCTKYALEDANPFYVRDMNKCILCGRCIRACDSLAQYHAIDFQNRGIKTMVQPPVGVDLEHSDCTFCGQCVQVCPVGALSEKTARGLGRPWEMRSVKTTCSYCGVGCELHIQVNAKTGKIANVTTDYESKSALNEGRSCVKGRFAWQFVHSEERLTRPLIRENGVLREATWEEALNAVVGGLGHIREQHGPDTIGFFSSARCTNEENYLLQRLAREVIGTNNVDHCAHLUHSATVKGLGETLGSGAMTNDFRSIRKADVLFVIGSNTTEAHPVIGSWIKERRRAGAKLIVCDPRKIELAEYADVYLRQKSGTDVALVNGLMHVILRDNLQDEAFLAQRVENFEALKAQVASYTPEVVSEITGVAPELIEEAARIYAKGPNSAIFYTMGITQHVTGTNNVRSMANLALLCGMLGRPGTGVNPLRGQNNVQGACDMGCLPDVYSGYQKVADPQSREKMGKLWGAELPAGPGMTLVRMMEAAGSGTLKGLFIMGENPMVTDPDTNHVRHSLEKLDLLVVQDIFLTETAQMADVVLPAACWGEKDGTFTNTARTVQRVRKAVESPGEARGDWEILQDIAVRLGAPWNFRSASEVFDDLARVTPSYGGMSYRRLEEKGLAWPCPTPEHPGTPILHTEKFPRQGGKATFSPCEWKAPHEWPDEEYPYLATTGRLLYHYHSGSMTRRSAPGEFVKELYVEVHPADAAALCLEEGQLVRVTSRRGSVEGKAKVTDRVPPKMVFLPFHFGEASANVLTAAVIDPDSETPGYKVSAVRVEKV; translated from the coding sequence ATGCAAGGAATCGAAGCAATCATCAACGGTCGAACGATCGTCGCGGAACCGGGGATGACGATCCTTCAGGCTGCCAGGGCCCACGGGATCCACATCCCGACCCTGTGCGACCATCCGGTACTCAAGGCCGTGGGGGCGTGCCGAGTGTGCCTGGTGGAGGTGGAGAAGAACCCGAAGCTGCTGACCGCCTGTTCCACTCCCCTGAGCCCGGGGATGGTGGTGCACACCCATTCGCCCCGGGTCCTGGAGGCCCGTCGGGCGGTGGTGGAGCTTCTCCTGATCCGTCATCCCCTGGACTGCTTCAGCTGTTCCAGCAACGGGAAGTGCGAGCTTCAGGACGTGGCCTACGAGCTGGGGATCCAGAAGTCTCCCTTCGCGGAGGAGGGGGACACCTGCACGAAGTACGCCCTGGAGGACGCCAACCCGTTCTACGTCCGGGACATGAACAAGTGCATCCTCTGCGGTCGGTGCATCCGGGCCTGCGACAGCCTGGCCCAGTACCACGCCATCGACTTCCAGAACCGGGGGATCAAGACCATGGTCCAGCCTCCCGTGGGGGTCGACCTGGAGCACTCGGACTGCACCTTCTGCGGCCAGTGCGTCCAGGTGTGCCCGGTGGGGGCGCTTTCGGAAAAGACCGCCCGGGGGCTGGGTCGGCCCTGGGAGATGCGGTCCGTGAAGACCACCTGTTCCTACTGCGGGGTGGGGTGTGAACTCCACATCCAGGTGAACGCCAAGACCGGAAAGATCGCCAACGTCACCACGGACTACGAGAGCAAAAGCGCCCTGAACGAGGGGCGGAGCTGCGTGAAGGGGCGATTCGCCTGGCAGTTCGTGCACAGCGAGGAGCGCCTCACCAGGCCGCTGATCCGGGAGAACGGCGTCCTGCGCGAGGCCACCTGGGAAGAGGCCCTCAACGCGGTGGTGGGAGGGCTGGGGCACATCCGGGAGCAGCACGGCCCGGATACCATCGGTTTCTTCTCCTCCGCCCGGTGCACCAACGAGGAGAACTACCTGCTCCAGAGGCTGGCGAGGGAGGTGATCGGCACAAACAACGTGGACCATTGTGCCCATCTCTGACACAGCGCTACCGTGAAGGGTCTCGGTGAGACCCTCGGAAGCGGCGCCATGACCAACGATTTCCGGTCCATCCGGAAGGCGGACGTGCTGTTCGTCATCGGTTCCAACACCACGGAGGCCCACCCGGTCATCGGCTCCTGGATCAAGGAGCGTCGCCGGGCGGGGGCGAAGCTCATCGTCTGCGATCCCCGGAAGATCGAGCTGGCGGAGTACGCCGACGTGTACCTGCGGCAGAAGAGCGGCACCGACGTGGCCCTGGTGAACGGGCTGATGCACGTCATCCTGCGGGACAACCTGCAGGACGAGGCCTTCCTCGCCCAGCGGGTGGAGAACTTCGAGGCACTGAAGGCCCAGGTGGCTTCCTACACCCCCGAGGTGGTCTCGGAGATCACCGGGGTGGCCCCGGAGCTGATCGAAGAGGCAGCCCGGATCTACGCGAAGGGGCCCAACTCGGCGATCTTCTACACCATGGGGATCACCCAGCACGTCACGGGAACCAACAACGTGCGGAGCATGGCCAACCTGGCCCTTCTGTGCGGCATGCTGGGGCGCCCGGGCACGGGGGTGAACCCCCTTCGGGGGCAGAACAACGTGCAGGGGGCCTGCGACATGGGCTGTCTGCCCGACGTGTACTCGGGCTACCAGAAGGTGGCGGACCCCCAGTCCCGGGAGAAGATGGGCAAACTCTGGGGGGCGGAACTTCCCGCCGGGCCGGGGATGACCCTGGTGCGGATGATGGAGGCGGCGGGAAGCGGCACCTTGAAAGGGCTGTTCATCATGGGGGAGAACCCCATGGTGACGGACCCCGATACGAACCACGTGCGCCACAGCCTGGAGAAGCTGGACCTCCTGGTGGTGCAGGACATCTTCCTCACCGAGACGGCGCAGATGGCGGACGTGGTCCTGCCCGCCGCCTGCTGGGGGGAGAAGGACGGCACCTTCACCAACACCGCCCGTACGGTCCAGCGGGTCCGCAAGGCGGTGGAGTCTCCGGGGGAGGCCCGGGGGGACTGGGAGATCCTGCAGGACATCGCCGTGCGCCTGGGGGCGCCCTGGAACTTCCGCAGCGCCTCGGAGGTGTTCGACGATCTGGCCCGGGTCACCCCGAGCTACGGCGGCATGAGCTACCGCCGCCTGGAGGAGAAGGGGCTGGCGTGGCCCTGCCCCACCCCGGAGCATCCGGGAACGCCGATCCTGCACACGGAGAAGTTCCCCCGTCAGGGCGGGAAAGCCACCTTCTCCCCCTGCGAGTGGAAGGCTCCCCACGAGTGGCCCGACGAGGAGTACCCGTACCTGGCCACCACGGGACGTCTTCTGTACCACTACCATTCCGGGAGCATGACCCGACGGAGCGCCCCGGGAGAGTTCGTCAAGGAGCTGTACGTGGAGGTGCACCCCGCCGACGCGGCGGCCCTGTGCCTGGAGGAGGGGCAGCTGGTCCGGGTCACGTCCCGCCGGGGCAGCGTGGAGGGCAAGGCAAAGGTCACCGACCGGGTCCCCCCGAAGATGGTCTTCCTGCCCTTCCACTTCGGCGAGGCTTCGGCCAACGTCCTCACCGCCGCGGTGATCGACCCGGATTCGGAGACTCCGGGTTACAAGGTCAGCGCGGTTCGGGTGGAAAAGGTCTGA
- a CDS encoding formate/nitrite transporter family protein, translating to MNFKTPAELAKSGCAVAKAKCAWSVPQMLIMGILAGAYIAFGGFLNTVVTQDLAKYAGVGVTKFLGGAVFSVGLMLVVIGGAELFTGNCLMPMGVMAGCATFSGMLRNWFWVYTANLIGSLLVALLVHLGGMDTGAVGVNALKIASAKMNLSMDQAFFRGILCNWLVVMAVWMSMAAQDIVGKVFSIFFPIMAFVASGFEHSIANMYFMALGIFAKGDAAVVAAAELAPEKLASVGLGGYLHNLIPVTLGNMVGGILFVAVAYYLVFQKNLENME from the coding sequence ATGAATTTCAAGACCCCTGCGGAGCTGGCCAAGTCCGGCTGCGCCGTCGCCAAGGCCAAGTGCGCCTGGTCGGTCCCCCAGATGCTCATCATGGGCATCCTGGCGGGGGCCTACATCGCCTTCGGAGGCTTTCTGAACACCGTGGTCACCCAGGACCTGGCGAAGTACGCCGGGGTGGGGGTGACGAAGTTCCTGGGCGGGGCGGTCTTCTCCGTGGGACTCATGTTGGTGGTCATCGGCGGAGCGGAGCTGTTCACGGGGAACTGCCTCATGCCCATGGGGGTCATGGCGGGCTGCGCCACCTTCAGCGGGATGCTGCGCAACTGGTTCTGGGTGTACACCGCCAACCTCATCGGCTCCCTCCTGGTGGCCCTGCTGGTCCACCTGGGAGGCATGGACACCGGCGCGGTGGGGGTCAACGCCCTGAAGATCGCCTCCGCCAAGATGAACCTTTCCATGGATCAGGCCTTCTTCCGGGGCATCCTCTGCAACTGGCTGGTGGTGATGGCGGTGTGGATGAGCATGGCCGCCCAGGACATCGTCGGCAAGGTTTTCTCCATCTTCTTCCCCATCATGGCCTTCGTCGCCTCCGGTTTCGAACACAGCATCGCCAACATGTACTTCATGGCCCTGGGGATCTTTGCCAAGGGCGACGCCGCGGTGGTGGCCGCCGCGGAGCTGGCCCCGGAGAAGCTGGCCTCCGTCGGTCTGGGGGGCTACCTGCACAACCTGATCCCCGTCACCCTGGGGAACATGGTGGGAGGCATCCTCTTCGTGGCGGTGGCCTACTACCTGGTCTTCCAAAAGAACCTGGAAAACATGGAGTAG
- the mobA gene encoding molybdenum cofactor guanylyltransferase — translation MLGGGEGRRMGGNKLFLAVDGLLLLHCVLDRICPWFREVLLAVGPKDASSLSLLLEGRSWASPVRVVVDRAPGKGPLAGLVAGLREMDSPWAFLMGCDMPWIQEPLVRRMWALREREEGVLCWEREGYLEPLHAFYSRSCLPFAEEALARKDHKLKSFYPQVPVQVVPEEAFADLPGHRRSFEGINTPLQLERFRESR, via the coding sequence GTGTTAGGGGGGGGAGAGGGCCGCCGGATGGGAGGCAACAAGCTCTTCCTGGCGGTGGACGGGCTGCTGCTGCTCCACTGCGTCCTGGATCGGATCTGTCCCTGGTTTCGGGAGGTCCTCCTGGCGGTGGGGCCCAAGGACGCCTCGTCCCTGTCCCTTCTGCTGGAGGGTCGGTCCTGGGCCTCCCCGGTGCGGGTGGTGGTGGACCGGGCCCCGGGAAAGGGTCCCCTGGCGGGGTTGGTCGCGGGGCTGCGGGAGATGGATTCCCCCTGGGCCTTCCTGATGGGGTGCGACATGCCCTGGATCCAGGAGCCCCTGGTTCGGCGCATGTGGGCCCTGCGGGAACGGGAGGAAGGGGTTCTCTGCTGGGAGAGGGAGGGCTACCTGGAACCGCTCCACGCCTTCTACTCCCGCTCCTGTCTTCCCTTCGCGGAGGAGGCCCTGGCCCGCAAGGACCACAAGCTGAAGAGCTTCTACCCCCAGGTGCCGGTGCAGGTGGTGCCCGAGGAGGCCTTCGCGGACCTTCCGGGACACCGCCGATCCTTCGAGGGGATCAACACCCCTCTGCAGCTGGAGCGGTTCCGGGAGTCCCGATAG
- a CDS encoding formate dehydrogenase accessory sulfurtransferase FdhD — METPVRRMEILRAFRDGTCRPWTDELLEEVPLTLEVDGLEEAQVILTRGNEELWALGNLACRRRILSREDVEDLSLEPGRVRVTRRTPREGIPPLARRLHTAATRLVDPKDLEAARLGPLKVRWSLPFASLEGVVAQLAEGPLFRKTGSVHVAVLVSTTTSRRFLVEDVGRHNAVDKAVGWALKEGLEPEDCFLAVSGRLPADMVYKAQGARIPLLASVSAATAAGVDAARRGGITLVGFAREGRMNVYAWPERIEGLTEPGAIGTPGTAPAAEGC; from the coding sequence ATGGAAACGCCGGTACGTCGGATGGAGATCCTTCGGGCCTTTCGGGACGGCACCTGCCGCCCCTGGACGGACGAGCTGCTGGAGGAGGTTCCCCTGACCCTGGAGGTGGACGGGCTGGAGGAGGCACAGGTGATCCTCACCCGGGGGAACGAGGAACTCTGGGCCCTGGGAAACCTGGCCTGTCGCAGACGCATCCTCTCCCGGGAGGACGTGGAGGACCTCTCCCTGGAGCCGGGACGGGTCCGGGTGACCCGAAGGACCCCCCGAGAGGGCATCCCTCCCCTGGCCCGGAGGCTGCACACCGCCGCCACCCGGTTGGTGGACCCCAAGGACCTGGAGGCGGCGCGTCTGGGTCCCCTGAAGGTGCGGTGGTCCCTGCCCTTCGCCTCCCTGGAAGGGGTTGTGGCGCAGCTGGCGGAGGGTCCTCTCTTTCGGAAGACCGGCAGCGTCCACGTGGCGGTGCTCGTCTCGACGACCACCTCGAGGCGTTTCCTGGTGGAGGACGTGGGGCGACACAACGCGGTGGACAAAGCGGTGGGGTGGGCTCTGAAGGAAGGGTTGGAACCGGAGGACTGCTTCCTTGCCGTCTCGGGACGCCTCCCGGCGGACATGGTCTACAAGGCGCAGGGGGCGCGGATTCCCCTCCTGGCCAGCGTCTCCGCCGCCACAGCCGCAGGGGTGGACGCGGCCCGAAGGGGAGGGATCACCCTGGTGGGCTTCGCCCGGGAGGGACGGATGAACGTGTACGCGTGGCCGGAGCGGATCGAAGGGTTGACGGAACCTGGGGCTATCGGGACTCCCGGAACCGCTCCAGCTGCAGAGGGGTGTTGA
- a CDS encoding NADH-quinone oxidoreductase subunit NuoE family protein, with protein MSCGENNPQYQELGAFIDGLPEKRGELITVLHKAQGIFGYLPEEVQAFVAKKLDIPLAKVYGVVTFYSFFTMVPKGKVVVSVCMGTACYVRGAEEVLAELEKVLGIKAGQVSADGHFSLDTLRCVGACGLAPVVIINGKVYGRLTPAQIPGIIAPYRPVTQTASQEVCSCHV; from the coding sequence ATGAGCTGCGGTGAAAACAATCCTCAGTACCAGGAGTTGGGGGCCTTCATCGACGGGCTTCCGGAAAAGCGCGGGGAGCTCATCACGGTGCTCCACAAGGCCCAGGGCATCTTCGGGTATCTGCCCGAGGAGGTGCAGGCCTTCGTGGCGAAGAAGCTGGACATCCCCCTGGCGAAGGTCTACGGGGTGGTGACGTTCTACTCCTTCTTCACCATGGTGCCCAAGGGCAAGGTGGTGGTGTCGGTGTGCATGGGAACGGCCTGCTACGTCCGGGGGGCCGAGGAAGTGCTGGCGGAGCTGGAGAAAGTCCTGGGGATCAAGGCGGGGCAGGTGAGCGCCGACGGGCATTTTTCCCTGGATACCCTGCGGTGTGTGGGGGCCTGCGGCCTTGCGCCGGTGGTCATCATCAACGGCAAGGTCTACGGACGCCTGACTCCCGCCCAGATCCCGGGGATCATCGCTCCCTACCGCCCCGTGACCCAGACCGCTTCCCAGGAGGTGTGTTCCTGTCATGTCTGA
- a CDS encoding (2Fe-2S) ferredoxin domain-containing protein: MSEKIRSLDELRKIKQQMKDGTDLREKGQNIENLIDVKVSMATCGIASGARETMSEMMEEAKARGLDNVVFTQCGCMGLCHSEPTIMITRPGEEPVTYGNVKGRERIKEIFDHTIEKGELVDGVIPVSYRTSHE; the protein is encoded by the coding sequence ATGTCTGAGAAGATCCGCTCCCTCGACGAACTGCGCAAGATCAAGCAGCAGATGAAGGACGGCACGGACCTTCGCGAGAAGGGCCAGAACATCGAGAACCTCATCGACGTGAAGGTCAGCATGGCCACCTGCGGGATCGCCTCCGGCGCCCGGGAGACCATGTCGGAGATGATGGAGGAGGCCAAGGCCCGGGGGTTGGACAACGTGGTGTTCACCCAGTGCGGCTGCATGGGCCTCTGCCACTCCGAGCCCACCATCATGATCACCCGCCCCGGAGAGGAGCCGGTGACCTACGGCAACGTGAAGGGACGGGAACGCATCAAGGAGATCTTCGACCACACCATCGAAAAGGGCGAGCTGGTGGACGGGGTCATCCCCGTAAGCTACCGCACCTCCCACGAATAA
- a CDS encoding NADH-quinone oxidoreductase subunit NuoF, whose product MAQMKMHILVCGGTGCISSQSDVLAQALKDALKEQGLENEVKVVLSGCFGFCEQGPIVKVAPDNTFYVKVTPEDAGEIVAEHIVKGRKVDRLLYQDPETREHVADSKHMDFYKKQMRIALRNCGFLDPENVQEYIARDGYEALGRVLSTMKPADVVDTVKKSGLRGRGGGGFPTGLKWEIASKYGADQKYVICNADEGDPGAFMDRSILEGDPHSVVEAMAICGYAIGASKGMVYIRAEYPLAVERLQKAIVAAREIGLLGKDILGTGFDFDIELRYGAGAFVCGEETALIQSLEGNRGEPTSKPPFPAEKGFWGKPSNVNNVETFANVPPIILKGADWFASIGTEKSKGTKVFALAGKVNNVGLVEVPMGTTLREVIYDIGGGIRDGKAFKAVQTGGPSGGCLTQKHLDTPIDFDNLIAAGSMMGSGGMIVMDEDNCMVSVAKFYLEFTVEESCGKCTPCRVGNKRMHEILEKITQGKGTEKDLARLRELALVIKDTALCGLGQTAPNPVLSTLDNFGDEYLAHVRDHRCPAGKCKDLVQYVIDPEKCKGCTLCAKVCPAGAVTGKLKEAHVIDQEKCVKCGACFSACKFGAISKS is encoded by the coding sequence ATGGCTCAGATGAAGATGCACATCCTGGTCTGCGGCGGCACGGGCTGCATTTCTTCCCAGAGCGACGTGCTGGCCCAGGCCCTGAAGGACGCCCTCAAGGAACAGGGGTTGGAGAACGAAGTGAAGGTGGTCCTCTCGGGCTGCTTCGGCTTCTGCGAGCAGGGGCCCATCGTCAAGGTGGCCCCGGACAACACCTTCTACGTGAAGGTGACCCCGGAGGACGCGGGGGAGATCGTGGCGGAGCACATCGTCAAGGGGCGCAAGGTGGACCGCCTGCTCTACCAGGACCCGGAGACCCGGGAGCACGTCGCCGACTCCAAGCACATGGATTTCTACAAGAAGCAGATGCGCATCGCCCTCCGGAACTGCGGCTTCCTGGATCCGGAGAACGTGCAGGAATACATCGCCCGGGACGGCTACGAGGCCCTGGGACGGGTGCTCTCCACCATGAAGCCCGCCGACGTGGTGGACACGGTGAAGAAGTCCGGCCTCCGGGGTCGCGGTGGCGGCGGGTTCCCCACGGGGCTCAAGTGGGAGATCGCCAGCAAGTACGGGGCGGACCAGAAGTACGTCATCTGCAACGCCGACGAGGGAGATCCCGGGGCGTTCATGGACCGGTCCATCCTCGAAGGGGATCCCCACTCTGTGGTGGAGGCCATGGCCATCTGCGGCTACGCCATCGGCGCCAGCAAGGGCATGGTGTACATCCGCGCCGAGTACCCCCTGGCGGTGGAGCGCCTCCAGAAGGCCATCGTGGCGGCTCGGGAGATCGGCCTGCTGGGAAAGGACATCCTGGGCACGGGCTTCGACTTCGACATCGAGCTGCGCTACGGCGCCGGGGCCTTCGTCTGCGGCGAGGAGACCGCCCTCATCCAGTCCCTGGAGGGCAACCGGGGCGAGCCCACCAGCAAGCCCCCCTTCCCGGCGGAGAAGGGCTTCTGGGGCAAGCCTTCCAACGTGAACAACGTGGAGACCTTCGCCAACGTGCCGCCCATCATCCTCAAGGGGGCGGACTGGTTCGCCTCCATCGGCACGGAGAAGTCCAAGGGCACCAAGGTGTTCGCCCTGGCGGGGAAGGTGAACAACGTGGGGCTGGTGGAAGTGCCCATGGGCACCACCCTCCGAGAGGTCATCTACGACATCGGCGGCGGCATCCGGGACGGCAAGGCCTTCAAGGCCGTGCAGACCGGCGGTCCCTCCGGGGGCTGCCTCACCCAGAAGCACCTGGACACCCCCATCGACTTCGACAACCTCATCGCCGCGGGTTCCATGATGGGCTCCGGCGGGATGATCGTCATGGACGAGGACAACTGCATGGTCTCGGTGGCCAAGTTCTACCTGGAGTTCACCGTGGAGGAGTCCTGCGGCAAGTGCACCCCCTGTCGGGTGGGCAACAAGCGGATGCACGAGATCCTGGAGAAGATCACCCAGGGCAAGGGCACGGAGAAGGACCTGGCCCGGCTTCGGGAGCTGGCCCTGGTCATCAAGGACACGGCCCTCTGCGGTCTGGGACAGACCGCCCCGAACCCGGTGCTGTCCACCCTGGACAACTTCGGGGACGAGTACCTGGCCCACGTGCGGGATCATCGGTGCCCTGCGGGCAAGTGCAAGGACCTGGTGCAGTACGTCATCGATCCGGAGAAGTGCAAGGGATGCACCCTGTGCGCCAAGGTCTGTCCCGCCGGGGCGGTGACGGGCAAGCTGAAGGAAGCGCACGTCATCGACCAGGAGAAGTGCGTCAAGTGCGGCGCCTGCTTCAGCGCGTGCAAGTTCGGCGCCATCTCCAAGAGCTAG